In the Hylaeus volcanicus isolate JK05 chromosome 1, UHH_iyHylVolc1.0_haploid, whole genome shotgun sequence genome, one interval contains:
- the LOC128872243 gene encoding vacuolar protein sorting-associated protein 54 produces MAKIVKGSESLVTILICEYCANLTFKQIEDFIRHLRDQHCSREGGSFVCLYGYNGVCTSLPVEGVSDKDYVAHATKHAAMQQQRKSNGQVSESASSWTVYSAAQNLPAVLNDPFKGKQSNFLTRTWGDGFVEKVDIPKSPYLPEVTMQHFESYLKKIARRYRKHSRMNSNANRPTTPNELLQNFPNLRKVKSLDRMQFDLANVPKIFLTPNLDLSQKDNFYVVFPFTKGGLLNEESNIVIHVKQMQEKLSHYLDVVEVRIAEQVASKSQAFFHAMTSHDALMEQLTQTITVLKALRKNIHQVDKHLVNDSLEILRLQQARSNRLLVQEKLKLMATVHQSQPMIQLLLSTPDYVAALDLISTTQEILLQELNGIHSFRHLSSQLTEMEKLVDKMLSTEFQRYATADLNRPLGGENIVLDGDKLVSIISGLLRQKHFQFVDTYKEEAVTTVRAITKQRVIEALAASDCCSDQQAAALEVGGLSLAERLTLLHNTIQSLTFLLMRVKAVHDVMRDTVDLAAGRVCDGSFDDSIPDRLLTRIEHSRVTTKLNDMLTSICDYCHERMGNLLSAGANEKDKLQNDKEKTNSENAGNKQEEKDSQNWNDKFSWLSKRATTAQVCQLANLVEGFTDTCEKLCGKQCTALRSAFKAQASKFIQRFHTELKTKLTLLLESERWKQADVPPEFQSLVTYVYENKCFPPNLFKAEDRVKENDIQNFIMVGEEKYAVVGAALMLMQMIHEYCRTGSELIALSGTIGRHLAELLRHYNSRCCQLVLGAGAMQVAGLKTITSTILVLAARSLKLILWLMPFVKLHFQTLAEQNPSRGYGSSNVTGGVALLDSVERDIRAHVKEIESKILTIVDNLLGGQISTWVARPPVPSKSFRNISSYLIKLHEAVSGILPAVEVQTLYRTVNTSFKEKLREQLVKMNIVNNGGPQHGVVTSELTFYLEALRKLKVLPTNELDDNWMSDIWTR; encoded by the exons ATGGCGAAGATCGTGAAAGGATCCGAATCCTTAGTTACGATACTAATTTGCGAATACTGCGCTAACCTTACATTCAAACAAATAGAAGATTTTATAAG acaTTTGAGAGATCAACATTGCTCTAGAGAAGGAGGATCGTTTGTTTGCCTTTATGGTTATAATGGAGTATGCACTAGTCTTCCTGTGGAGGGTGTTTCCGATAAAGATTATGTAGCACATGCTACCAAGCACGCAGCAATGCAACAGCAACGTAAAAGCAATGGTCAAGTATCCGAGTCCGCTTCATCGTGGACTGTATACTCGGCTGCTCAAAATTTACCAGCTGTTTTAAATGATCCATTTAAAGGGAAACAGAGTAACTTCTTAACTCGTACTTGGGGCGATGGATTTGTAGAGAAAGTCGATATTCCTAAGAGTCCTTACCTTCCTGAAGTTACGATGCAACACTTTGAGTCATACTTAAAAAAGATTGCAAGG AGATATCGAAAACATTCTCGTATGAATTCAAATGCCAATAGACCAACTACGCCTAACgaattgttacaaaatttcccaaatttaagaaaagttAAGTCGTTAG atcGAATGCAATTTGATTTAGCTAATGttccaaaaatttttttaacacccAATTTGGATCTTTCTCAGAAAGATAACTTTTACGTCGTATTTCCGTTTACAAAAGGTGGATTGTTAAACGAGGAATCTAATATCGTTATTCATGTCAAGCAAATGCAAGAAAAG cTAAGTCATTATTTAGATGTTGTGGAAGTTAGAATAGCAGAACAAGTTGCTTCAAAATCTCAAGCATTTTTTCATGCCATGACTTCTCACGATGCCCTAATGGAGCAACTTACACAAACTATTACGGTTCTAAAAGCTCTTAGGAAAAATATACACCAAGTTGATAAACATCTAGTCAATGattctttagaaattttacg ATTACAACAAGCAAGATCTAATCGGCTATTAgtgcaagaaaaattaaagcttATGGCTACGGTACATCAGAGTCAACCAATGATACAGTTACTGTTATCGACGCCAGATTATGTTGCTGCGCTAGATCTTATTTCTACAACGCAAGAAATACTTTTACAAGAATTAAATGGAATACATAGTTTCAGACATCTGAGTTCGCAGTTAACGGAAATGGAGAAACTCGTGGACAAAATGTTGTCCACAGAGTTCCAAAGATATGCAACGGCAGATTTAAATAGACCGTTAGGTGGTGAAAACATTGTTCTGGATGGT GATAAACTTGTTTCCATCATTTCTGGTCTTTTGCGgcaaaaacattttcaatttgtggATACCTACAAAGAGGAAGCTGTGACAACTGTCCGTGCTATAACTAAACAAAGAGTCATCGAAGCTTTAGCAGCGAGTGATTGTTGCAGTGATCAACAGGCAGCTGCTCTTGAAGTTGGCGGACTTTCCCTCGCTGAGAGATTAACCTTACTTCATAATACTATACAATCTTTGACATTCCTTCTCATGCGAGTAAAA GCTGTTCACGATGTTATGCGAGATACCGTAGACCTTGCAGCTGGTCGAGTATGCGACGGTTCCTTTGACGATTCGATACCAGATCGGTTATTAACCCGAATTGAACATTCGCGAGTAACAACCAAACTTAACGATATGTTAACGTCCATTTGTGATTATTGTCATGAGCGAATGGGAAATCTGCTTTCTGCAGGTGCAAACGAAAAAgataaattacaaaacgacaaagaaaaaacaaatagtGAAAATGCAGGTAATAAACAAGAGGAGAAAGACTCTCAGAATTGGAACGACAAATTTTCTTGGTTAAGTAAAAGAGCAACAACAGCTCAAGTATGTCAACTAGCCAATTTGGTTGAAGGATTTACGGATACTTGCGAGAAGCTCTGTGGCAAACAATGTACAGCGTTGCGATCGGCATTCAAG GCACAAGCCAGTAAATTCATTCAAAGATTTCATACCGAGCTTAAAACAAAGCTCACTCTTTTATTGGAATCTGAAAGATGGAAGCAGGCTGACGTGCCACCAGAATTTCAGTCGCTAGTAACATAcgtgtatgaaaataaatgttttccaCCGAATTTATTTAAGGCTGAAGAtagagtaaaagaaaatgatattcaaaACTTTATTATGGTCGGAGAGGAAAAGTATGCCGTTGTTGGTGCAGCTTTAATGCTTATGCAAATGATTCACGAATATTGCAG aacTGGTAGTGAATTGATCGCTCTATCTGGAACTATTGGAAGACATTTAGCTGAATTATTAAGGCATTATAATTCTCGTTGTTGTCAACTTGTACTTGGCGCAGGCGCAATGCAAGTTGCGGGTCTAAAAACTATTACCAGTACAATACTTGTACTAGCTGCGcgtagtttaaaattaattttatggcTTATGCCTTTTGTAAAGTTACACTTCCAAA CGCTTGCAGAGCAAAATCCTAGTCGTGGATATGGTTCATCTAACGTAACAGGTGGTGTTGCGTTATTGGACAGCGTCGAAAGGGACATTCGCGCACACgtgaaagaaattgaaagcaAAATTCTCACTATCGTTGACAATCTGCTGGGTGGTCAAATATCAACCTGGGTTGCAAGACCACCGGTACCGTCGAAATCATTTAGAAACATTTCTAG CTATTTAATTAAGCTGCACGAAGCAGTTTCTGGAATTCTCCCTGCAGTAGAAGTACAAACCTTGTATCGTACAGTAAATAcatcttttaaagaaaaacttaGAGAACAGTTAGTTAAAATGAATATAGTGAATAATGGTGGTCCACAACACGGCGTCGTTACGTCCGAACTTACGTTTTATCTCGAAGCattacgaaaattaaaagtgcTACCAACTAATGAATTAGATGACAATTGGATGAGTGATATATGGACGAGATAA
- the LOC128872388 gene encoding kelch-like protein 10, which yields MDVDSNDPSRDSDICETNAQRLIAESGGRCMSTQAMQSLYDFRQNNLLCDAVLRLEDGGVFPIHRAILSACSPYFRALFTTTLHSREKTDVLLPGVNSNMMNLLLEYAYLRSINVNNENVCQLLVTADYLNIFGVLDICCEFLKKNLAPENCITVMRFAREHFCKGLESSAYRYVMRHFVQVAHRSDEILDLSIEELTTLIGADELNVKSEDTVWELALKWIDYDPQSRKDYIVDLMKNIRLGLLETQFFLENVKDHPYVTGNDACRPIIIETLKFLYDLEIITQKDGEIPTPKIARPRVPHEILFAIGGWSGRSPTNFIETYDTRADRWVKVEEVDPIGPRAYHGTAVVGFNIYVIGGFDGADYFNSCRCFNAVTKVWREVAPMNARRCYVSVAVLNDLIYAMGGYDGYYRQSTAERYNYKTNQWSLIAPMICQRSDASATTLNDKIYITGGFNGHECLNSAEVYDPESNQWTMIAPMRSRRSGVSCISYHNHVYVIGGFNGISRMCSGEKYNPTTDMWSSIPDMYNSRSNFAIEVIDDMIFAIGGFNGVTTIYHVECYDERTNEWYEATDMNVYRSALSACVIMGLPNVNDYIHKHRERLMEEKRQKLLALEVHRSQHQEQMQPNRENMLNNDIIPAPPPLPRNNDSSNANQQN from the exons ATGGATGTAGACTCGAACGATCCCAGCAGAGATAGCGACATATGCGAGACAAACGCTCAGCGTTTGATAGCCGAAAGCGGTGGTCGTTGCATGAGTACGCAAGCGATGCAATCTCTCTACGACTTTCGACAAAACAACCTTCTTTGCGATGCAGTTTTGAGATTGGAAGATGGAGGTGTCTTTCCGATTCACCGAGCAATCTTGTCAGCCTGCAGCCCGTATTTCAG AGCTTTGTTCACAACCACGCTGCATTCCCGTGAGAAAACAGACGTCCTTTTACCGGGTGTTAACAGCAACATGATGAATCTCCTCCTGGAATACGCTTATTTGCGATCGATCAACGTGAATAACGAAAATGTCTGCCAGTTGCTCGTCACCGCGgattatttgaacatttttggCGTTCTCGATATCTGTTGTGAATTTCTCAAGAAAAACTTGGCTCCGGAAAACTGCATCACCGTCATGAGATTTGCCCGAGAACATTTTTGCAAGGGATTAGAGAGCAGCGCGTATCGTTACGTTATGAGACATTTCGTGCAG GTAGCCCATCGAAGCGATGAAATTCTAGATCTGTCCATAGAAGAGTTAACGACGCTGATCGGAGCCGACGAGCTGAACGTTAAGAGCGAGGATACGGTCTGGGAATTGGCACTGAAATGGATCGATTACGATCCACAGTCCCGAAAGGATTACATAGTCGATTTGATGAAGAACATCCGCCTTGGTCTTTTGGAAACGCAGTTCTTTCTGGAAAATGTAAAGGATCACCCATACGTTACCGGAAACGACGCGTGTCGGCCCATTATCATCGAGACTTTAAAGTTTTTGTACGATCTCGAAATTATCACTCAAAAAGATGGTGAAATACCCACCCCGAAAATTGCACGACCGAGGGTGCCCCACGAGATACTGTTCGCGATAGGTGGATGGAGTGGCAGAAGTCCTACAAATTTCATAGAGACCTACGACACCAGGGCGGATCGATGGGTCAAG gtggaagaAGTAGATCCAATCGGTCCACGCGCTTATCACGGAACTGCGGTTGTtggttttaatatttatgtaatcgGTGGTTTCGATGGAGcagattattttaatagctGTCGTTGCTTCAACGCTGTTACCAAAGTCTGGAGGGAAGTTGCTCCGATGAATGCTAGAAG GTGTTACGTGAGCGTTGCTGTGCTCAATGACCTGATTTATGCGATGGGAGGTTACGATGGTTACTATCGACAGAGTACCGCGGAACGCTACAATTATAAGACAAATCAGTGGTCCTTGATAGCGCCAATGATTTGTCAAAGATCAGACGCCAGTGCAACTACTTTGAATG acaaaatatatattacggGCGGCTTCAATGGCCACGAATGTTTAAATTCTGCAGAAGTGTACGATCCAGAAAGTAATCAATGGACGATGATAGCTCCGATGAGATCGCGCAGGAGCGGAGTGTCCTGCATATCTTATCACAACCATGTATACGTTATTG GGGGTTTTAATGGAATATCGAGAATGTGCAGCGGGGAAAAATACAATCCTACCACGGATATGTGGAGCTCAATTCCAGACATGTACAATTCGCGAAGTAATTTTGCAATTGAAGTGATCGATGACATGATATTTGCAATCGGTGGATTCAACGGTGTTACTACGATTTATCACGTCGAGTGTTACGATGAAAGAACAAATGAATG gtaCGAAGCAACGGATATGAACGTGTATCGGTCAGCATTGTCAGCCTGCGTGATCATGGGCTTGCCAAATGTGAACGATTATATTCACAAACATCGCGAACGACTGATGGAAGAAAAACGACAGAAATTGTTAGCGCTAGAGGTGCACCGTAGCCAACATCAAGAGCAAATGCAGCCAAATCGTGAAAACATGTTAAACAACGATATTATACCCGCGCCACCGCCTCTGCCAAGGAACAACGACTCCAGCAATGCAAATCAACAGAATTGA
- the LOC128872371 gene encoding mitochondrial basic amino acids transporter-like isoform X2, whose amino-acid sequence MQTQDYRNPKYKGNWDCFRSILAKESVVGLYRGMSSPMAGVGLVNAIIFGVYGQIQKHIPNPDSLFAHFIAGTLAGIAQTPICSPIELAKTRMQLQVSSTRFSGPLQCLKHTYKYEGIRGVFRGLGITFLREAPSFGIYFTTYEALTKTSENKPVSTGCMLLAGGLAGSASWMVTYPLDVVKSRIQADSKRYAGMLDCLKQSVKAEGYSCLYRGLGSTILRAFPTNAVTFAVVAWTFRIFGQETNEAPIQNTKSGMVESAKKVSEAHEPFLGKWNAFLTSASNGMVIPTLSMVSSTDLTLANSVVYQVNRWTETGIRHSVADQVRSDTCHVPRRGRVDIEERERG is encoded by the exons ATGCAAACGCAAGATTATCGAAACCCGAAATATAAGGGCAATTGGGATTGTTTCCGCTCGATACTCGCCAAAGAATCG GTAGTAGGCCTCTACCGAGGCATGTCATCTCCAATGGCAGGCGTTGGATTGGTAAACGCCATCATCTTCGGTGTCTACGGTCAAATCCAGAAACACATACCGAATCCTGATTCTTTGTTCGCGCACTTCATCGCCGGCACCTTGGCAGGAATCGCCCAAACTCCCATTTGCAGCCCGATCGAGCTGGCGAAAACGCGCATGCAGTTGCAAGTGTCGAGCACTCGATTCTCCGGGCCGTTGCAATGCCTGAAACATACGTACAAATACGAGGGTATCCGCGGCGTGTTCAGGGGTCTGGGGATCACGTTTCTCAGAGAAGCCCCTAGTTTTGGCATTTACTTCACGACGTACGAAGCCTTGACGAAAACATCGGAAAACAAACCTGTCTCGACGGGCTGCATGTTGCTGGCCGGTGGTCTGGCCGGCTCAGCTTCTTGGATGGTCACTTATCCTCTAGATGTTGTCAAATCCCGAATCCAAGCGGATAGCAAACGGTACGCGGGGATGCTCGATTGTTTGAAACAATCGGTGAAAGCCGAGGGTTACTCTTGTCTGTACAGAGGATTGggttcgacgatccttcgagCGTTTCCGACAAACGCAGTGACGTTCGCTGTGGTCGCGTGGACGTTTCGAATATTCGGCCAAGAAACCAACGAAGCGCCTATTCAGAACACCAAATCTGGAATGGTAGAATCTGCTAAAAAAGTATCGGAGGCACACGAACCTTTCCTTGGGAAATGGAACGCGTTTCTGACCAGTGCCTCCAACGGTATGGTTATCCCAACGCTATCGATGGTGTCTAGCACCGATCTGACGCTTGCCAATTCCGTTGTGTACCAGGTAAACAGGTGGACAGAGACTGGGATTAGACATAGCGTGGCTGACCAAGTACGGAGCGACACGTGCCACGTGCCACGTAGAGGTCGAGTAGATATcgaggagagagaaaggggATAA
- the LOC128872371 gene encoding mitochondrial basic amino acids transporter-like isoform X1, with product MALDFVAGCVGGCAGVVVGYPLDTIKVHMQTQDYRNPKYKGNWDCFRSILAKESVVGLYRGMSSPMAGVGLVNAIIFGVYGQIQKHIPNPDSLFAHFIAGTLAGIAQTPICSPIELAKTRMQLQVSSTRFSGPLQCLKHTYKYEGIRGVFRGLGITFLREAPSFGIYFTTYEALTKTSENKPVSTGCMLLAGGLAGSASWMVTYPLDVVKSRIQADSKRYAGMLDCLKQSVKAEGYSCLYRGLGSTILRAFPTNAVTFAVVAWTFRIFGQETNEAPIQNTKSGMVESAKKVSEAHEPFLGKWNAFLTSASNGMVIPTLSMVSSTDLTLANSVVYQVNRWTETGIRHSVADQVRSDTCHVPRRGRVDIEERERG from the exons ATGGCCCTCGACTTTGTCGCCGGATGTGTGGGAG gaTGCGCCGGTGTTGTGGTGGGATATCCTCTGGACACAATCAAAGTTCACATGCAAACGCAAGATTATCGAAACCCGAAATATAAGGGCAATTGGGATTGTTTCCGCTCGATACTCGCCAAAGAATCG GTAGTAGGCCTCTACCGAGGCATGTCATCTCCAATGGCAGGCGTTGGATTGGTAAACGCCATCATCTTCGGTGTCTACGGTCAAATCCAGAAACACATACCGAATCCTGATTCTTTGTTCGCGCACTTCATCGCCGGCACCTTGGCAGGAATCGCCCAAACTCCCATTTGCAGCCCGATCGAGCTGGCGAAAACGCGCATGCAGTTGCAAGTGTCGAGCACTCGATTCTCCGGGCCGTTGCAATGCCTGAAACATACGTACAAATACGAGGGTATCCGCGGCGTGTTCAGGGGTCTGGGGATCACGTTTCTCAGAGAAGCCCCTAGTTTTGGCATTTACTTCACGACGTACGAAGCCTTGACGAAAACATCGGAAAACAAACCTGTCTCGACGGGCTGCATGTTGCTGGCCGGTGGTCTGGCCGGCTCAGCTTCTTGGATGGTCACTTATCCTCTAGATGTTGTCAAATCCCGAATCCAAGCGGATAGCAAACGGTACGCGGGGATGCTCGATTGTTTGAAACAATCGGTGAAAGCCGAGGGTTACTCTTGTCTGTACAGAGGATTGggttcgacgatccttcgagCGTTTCCGACAAACGCAGTGACGTTCGCTGTGGTCGCGTGGACGTTTCGAATATTCGGCCAAGAAACCAACGAAGCGCCTATTCAGAACACCAAATCTGGAATGGTAGAATCTGCTAAAAAAGTATCGGAGGCACACGAACCTTTCCTTGGGAAATGGAACGCGTTTCTGACCAGTGCCTCCAACGGTATGGTTATCCCAACGCTATCGATGGTGTCTAGCACCGATCTGACGCTTGCCAATTCCGTTGTGTACCAGGTAAACAGGTGGACAGAGACTGGGATTAGACATAGCGTGGCTGACCAAGTACGGAGCGACACGTGCCACGTGCCACGTAGAGGTCGAGTAGATATcgaggagagagaaaggggATAA
- the LOC128872357 gene encoding protein henna isoform X1, which yields MYAKTITKTRTTVGEDGLSGSPPDKPKLIHGGNYIKEGKDSAKGTCLIFSPKGQDSVGALAKYLQLFTQHEVNLLHIESRSSLRRSNVYEFMVECAPGGNLGSVIDNLRKECSYLSIISRNHKDNIGTVPWFPIRIRDLDKFANQILSYGSELDSDHPGFTDTVYRQRRKFFADLAFNYKHGQSIPRVEYTKEEIETWGVVFRNLTKLYPKYACKEHNHVFPLLIENCNYREDNIPQLQDISNFLKDCTGFTLRPVAGLLSSRDFLAGLAFRVFHCTQYIRHGSKPLYTPEPDICHEVLGHVPLFADPSFAQFCQVVGLASLGAPDDYVEKLATCFWFTVEYGICRQNGELKAYGAGLLSSFGELEYCLSGKPELRPFEPAKTALQKYPITEYQPVYFVAEDFEDAKQKMIKFSESIPRKFGVRYDPYTQSISIIDSKHQIEDLIYNVNQEVQILMDALRKLK from the exons ATGTATGCGAAAACGATAACTAAAACGCGGACGACGGTAGGGGAGGATGGACTCAGCGGATCGCCCCCTGACAAG CCTAAACTCATACATGGAGGTAACTACATCAAGGAAGGTAAGGATTCCGCTAAGGGCACCTGCCTCATCTTCTCTCCAAAAGGACAGGACTCCGTTGGTGCTCTAGCCAAGTATCTACAACTGTTCACC CAACATGAAGTTAATTTATTACACATCGAATCTAGAAGTTCTCTTCGCCGATCGAATGTCTACGAATTCATGGTCGAGTGTGCCCCAGGCGGAAACCTCGGCTCCGTGATAGATAATTTACGCAAGGAATGCAGTTACTTGTCGATCATTTCCAG AAATCATAAGGACAACATAGGAACCGTGCCATGGTTCCCGATACGTATCAGGGACCTCGATAAGTTTGCCAATCAAATTCTCTCCTATGGATCTGAATTAGACAGCGACCATCCGGGATTCACGGACACTGTTTACAGGCAGAGACGCAAGTTCTTTGccgacttggctttcaattaTAAGCA TGGTCAATCAATCCCGCGTGTGGAATACACTAAAGAGGAGATTGAAACATGGGGTGTAGTTTTTAGGAATTTGACGAAACTTTATCCAAAGTATGCTTGCAAGGAGCACAACCACGTGTTTCCTTTGCTTATTGAAAACTGTAATTACAGAGAAGACAACATTCCTCAGTTGCAAGATATATCAAACTTTTTGAAAG aTTGTACCGGTTTCACGCTTCGTCCAGTAGCCGGGTTACTCTCCTCGCGTGATTTCCTGGCTGGCTTAGCTTTCCGAGTATTTCATTGCACGCAGTACATCAGGCATGGCAGCAAGCCATTATATACACCTGAACCTGATATATGCCATGAGGTATTGGGTCACGTACCTCTATTTGCCGATCCCTCGTTCGCTCAATTTTGTCAAGTTGTCGGCTTGGCGTCTCTCGGAGCCCCCGACGACTACGTCGAGAAACTTGCTACG tGCTTCTGGTTTACGGTTGAATACGGTATCTGTCGTCAAAACGGTGAATTAAAGGCGTACGGTGCTGGATTGCTTTCGTCTTTCGGCGAGCTCGAATATTGCTTAAGCGGTAAACCAGAATTGCGACCTTTCGAACCGGCGAAAACAGCGTTGCAAAAATATCCGATAACGGAATATCAACCCGTTTATTTCGTCGCCGAGGACTTTGAAGATGCAAAACAGAAGATGAT TAAATTTTCCGAAAGTATTCCAAGAAAGTTTGGAGTCAGATACGATCCGTACACTCAGAGCATCAGTATAATCGACAGTAAACATCAAATCGAGGATCTCATTTACAACGTGAATCAAGaagtacaaattttaatggacGCTTTGCGAAAATTGAAGTAA
- the LOC128872357 gene encoding protein henna isoform X2, with the protein MSDPKLIHGGNYIKEGKDSAKGTCLIFSPKGQDSVGALAKYLQLFTQHEVNLLHIESRSSLRRSNVYEFMVECAPGGNLGSVIDNLRKECSYLSIISRNHKDNIGTVPWFPIRIRDLDKFANQILSYGSELDSDHPGFTDTVYRQRRKFFADLAFNYKHGQSIPRVEYTKEEIETWGVVFRNLTKLYPKYACKEHNHVFPLLIENCNYREDNIPQLQDISNFLKDCTGFTLRPVAGLLSSRDFLAGLAFRVFHCTQYIRHGSKPLYTPEPDICHEVLGHVPLFADPSFAQFCQVVGLASLGAPDDYVEKLATCFWFTVEYGICRQNGELKAYGAGLLSSFGELEYCLSGKPELRPFEPAKTALQKYPITEYQPVYFVAEDFEDAKQKMIKFSESIPRKFGVRYDPYTQSISIIDSKHQIEDLIYNVNQEVQILMDALRKLK; encoded by the exons ATGTCGGAT CCTAAACTCATACATGGAGGTAACTACATCAAGGAAGGTAAGGATTCCGCTAAGGGCACCTGCCTCATCTTCTCTCCAAAAGGACAGGACTCCGTTGGTGCTCTAGCCAAGTATCTACAACTGTTCACC CAACATGAAGTTAATTTATTACACATCGAATCTAGAAGTTCTCTTCGCCGATCGAATGTCTACGAATTCATGGTCGAGTGTGCCCCAGGCGGAAACCTCGGCTCCGTGATAGATAATTTACGCAAGGAATGCAGTTACTTGTCGATCATTTCCAG AAATCATAAGGACAACATAGGAACCGTGCCATGGTTCCCGATACGTATCAGGGACCTCGATAAGTTTGCCAATCAAATTCTCTCCTATGGATCTGAATTAGACAGCGACCATCCGGGATTCACGGACACTGTTTACAGGCAGAGACGCAAGTTCTTTGccgacttggctttcaattaTAAGCA TGGTCAATCAATCCCGCGTGTGGAATACACTAAAGAGGAGATTGAAACATGGGGTGTAGTTTTTAGGAATTTGACGAAACTTTATCCAAAGTATGCTTGCAAGGAGCACAACCACGTGTTTCCTTTGCTTATTGAAAACTGTAATTACAGAGAAGACAACATTCCTCAGTTGCAAGATATATCAAACTTTTTGAAAG aTTGTACCGGTTTCACGCTTCGTCCAGTAGCCGGGTTACTCTCCTCGCGTGATTTCCTGGCTGGCTTAGCTTTCCGAGTATTTCATTGCACGCAGTACATCAGGCATGGCAGCAAGCCATTATATACACCTGAACCTGATATATGCCATGAGGTATTGGGTCACGTACCTCTATTTGCCGATCCCTCGTTCGCTCAATTTTGTCAAGTTGTCGGCTTGGCGTCTCTCGGAGCCCCCGACGACTACGTCGAGAAACTTGCTACG tGCTTCTGGTTTACGGTTGAATACGGTATCTGTCGTCAAAACGGTGAATTAAAGGCGTACGGTGCTGGATTGCTTTCGTCTTTCGGCGAGCTCGAATATTGCTTAAGCGGTAAACCAGAATTGCGACCTTTCGAACCGGCGAAAACAGCGTTGCAAAAATATCCGATAACGGAATATCAACCCGTTTATTTCGTCGCCGAGGACTTTGAAGATGCAAAACAGAAGATGAT TAAATTTTCCGAAAGTATTCCAAGAAAGTTTGGAGTCAGATACGATCCGTACACTCAGAGCATCAGTATAATCGACAGTAAACATCAAATCGAGGATCTCATTTACAACGTGAATCAAGaagtacaaattttaatggacGCTTTGCGAAAATTGAAGTAA